A single region of the Trachemys scripta elegans isolate TJP31775 chromosome 19, CAS_Tse_1.0, whole genome shotgun sequence genome encodes:
- the LOC117868063 gene encoding olfactory receptor class A-like protein 4: protein MTGSSLDACTAKVPRLWEEVGFPGWHGHLDITGLPCVAFTGLSGPARAMTPDVWSQGCVVQVTLYGALVLLCLLGNSLVLLTVLAMTVKHGTMAASDLLLANLSTINLLLTVLRNTLIFAADLGLQLSLSATWCRVFMFTWVLLRAMSTWATSCLSIFHCRTIRKQHPLGAREARGARDAAIAVSALWMANVLYSLPALVYSSHVAGNTTLSPMLVSSTTRPLLGCTWAFPSQQSGMAYVTASLVIQETVPAVLMLGANVYTLHKLKGHVRAMGAENGVARFASERRAAKVIMALVVLFVGCWGTNTLAVGYHSFTSWPAAPFLLQAANFCTSLFLGMSSLIILAGHSQLRRTLRRMICAR, encoded by the coding sequence ATGACAGGATCATCTCTGGATGCCTGCACAGCCAAGGtgccccggctctgggaggaggtGGGTTTCCCAGGCTGGCACGGGCACTTGGATATAACAGGTCTGCCTTGTGTTGCTTTCACAGGGCTTTCGGGGCCCGCCAGAGCAATGACACCGGATGTGTGGTCTCAGGGCTGTGTGGTGCAGGTGACTCTGTATGGTGCTCTGGTCCTTCTCTGCCTGCTGGGTAATAGCCTGGTTCTCCTAACGGTCCTTGCCATGACTGTGAAGCATGGCACCATGGCTGCCTCTGACCTTCTCCTGGCCAACCTCTCCACCATCAACCTCCTTCTCACAGTGCTGCGGAACACGCTGATCTTCGCAGCTGACCTGGGACTACAGCTCTCCTTGTCTGCCACTTGGTGTAGGGTCTTCATGTTCACCTGGGTGCTTTTGAGAGCTATGAGtacctgggccacttcctgcctgAGCATCTTCCATTGCCGTACCATAAGGAAGCAGCATCCCCTAGGGGCTAGGGAAGCCAGAGGGGCCAGGGACGCAGCTATCGCTGTATCTGCCCTCTGGATGGCGAATGTGTTGTATTCTCTTCCTGCCTTGGTGTATTCCAGCCACGTGGCTGGGAATACCACTCTCTCCCCGATGCTGGTGAGCAGTACCACCAGGCCTTTGCTGGGCTGTACCTGGGCTTTCCCTTCCCAGCAGAGCGGGATGGCCTATGTCACGGCTTCCTTAGTCATCCAGGAAACTGTGCCCGCAGTCCTGATGCTGGGCGCCAATGTGTACACCTTGCACAAACTGAAGGGGCACGTGAGAGCCATGGGGGCCGAGAATGGGGTGGCCAGGTTTGCCTCTGAGCGGAGAGCTGCCAAGGTCATCATGGCCCTGGTCGTTCTGTTTGTGGGCTGCTGGGGGACCAACACGCTGGCAGTCGGCTACCACAGCTTCACCAGCTGGCCCGCCGCACCCTTCCTGCTTCAGGCTGCAAATTTCTGCACCTCGCTCTTCTTGGGGATGAGCTCCCTGATAATCCTGGCAGGGCACAGCCAGCTGCGAAGGACGCTCCGGAGAATGATCTGTGCGCGCTAA